From Phenylobacterium montanum, the proteins below share one genomic window:
- a CDS encoding helix-turn-helix transcriptional regulator has protein sequence MAEADRILRIRTVLLRTGLSRSTLYRKIREGSFPSPLRISVHGAGWLQSAVDRWMADPIAFWEPPRDRSGQPQSPSQPA, from the coding sequence ATGGCGGAAGCCGACCGTATTCTTCGCATCCGCACCGTGCTGCTGCGGACGGGCCTCAGCCGCTCCACCCTCTATCGCAAGATCCGCGAGGGCTCTTTCCCAAGCCCGCTGCGCATCAGCGTGCACGGCGCCGGCTGGCTGCAGTCGGCCGTCGACCGCTGGATGGCCGACCCGATCGCCTTCTGGGAGCCGCCGCGGGACAGATCCGGACAGCCCCAGTCGCCGTCACAACCTGCCTGA
- a CDS encoding MucR family transcriptional regulator, with protein sequence MSDNSNLIELTADIVAAYVSNNSVAASELPAMIRSTYTALSGAEAPPAPPEEPQAPAVSIRKSIQPDFLICLEDGRKFKSLKRHLRTKYNMSPEDYRAKWGLPKDYPMVAPSYAEARSNLAKQMGLGQGGRGAAPAKPVAKGAARKAPAKPRVAKVPA encoded by the coding sequence ATGTCCGACAACTCAAATCTCATCGAACTGACCGCCGACATCGTCGCGGCCTATGTCAGCAATAACAGCGTCGCCGCGTCCGAACTGCCGGCGATGATCCGCTCGACCTACACCGCGCTCTCGGGCGCTGAGGCGCCGCCGGCACCGCCGGAAGAGCCCCAGGCTCCGGCGGTGTCGATCCGCAAGTCCATCCAGCCGGACTTCCTGATCTGCCTGGAGGACGGTCGCAAGTTCAAGTCGCTCAAGCGCCACCTGCGCACCAAGTACAACATGAGCCCCGAGGACTATCGCGCCAAGTGGGGGCTGCCGAAGGACTATCCGATGGTCGCGCCGAGCTACGCCGAGGCGCGCTCGAACCTCGCCAAGCAGATGGGTCTCGGCCAGGGTGGGCGTGGCGCCGCGCCGGCGAAGCCGGTTGCGAAGGGCGCCGCCCGCAAGGCGCCGGCCAAGCCCAGGGTCGCCAAGGTTCCGGCCTAG
- a CDS encoding recombinase family protein gives MKVALYARYSDENQRDASIADQLRICRLHAERQGWMVTDEYTDHAVSGASLLRRGVQRLIADAQAGRFQLLLSEAMDRLSRDQEDIAGLYKRMAFAGVKIVTLAEGEVTPLHVGLKGTMNAIFLKDLADKTRRGLRGRVEQGKSGGGNAYGYDVVKRIGADGEPVRGDRTINPAEAEVVRRIFRDYAAGKSPKRIATELNRDHIPAPGGGQWGFSTLNGNVSRGNGVLNNELYVGRLIWNRQHFIKDPDTGKRQGRLNPREEWIIQEVPELRIIDEALWDAVKARQASLHRERQDNGEIVNIYFRDRRRPRYLLSGLTRCGCCGGGYGMISKDQLGCSTARNKGTCDNRVNIRRDQLEARVLDALRHHLMDPALFKEFCEEFTRESNRLRMEARTDIDAAQAEIKRIEREVERLLDMLVKGTATGQAAAQVNAKMNELLGRQAELKQQVADAEEPPPLLHPEMAGVYRTQVAELYEALQGEAETKQLEATEALRALIQEIILTPEGDQLTIDVRGDLAGILAISTKQKPFGRGPKGSAKSQVEMGAGTGFEPVTFRL, from the coding sequence ATGAAGGTCGCGCTCTATGCCCGTTATTCCGACGAGAACCAGCGCGACGCCTCGATCGCCGACCAGCTCAGGATCTGCCGGCTCCATGCCGAGCGCCAGGGCTGGATGGTCACCGACGAGTACACCGACCATGCCGTCTCCGGCGCCTCGCTGCTGCGCCGCGGCGTGCAGCGGCTGATCGCCGACGCCCAAGCCGGCCGCTTCCAGCTGCTGCTATCCGAGGCTATGGACCGCCTCTCCCGCGACCAGGAAGACATCGCCGGCCTCTACAAGCGCATGGCGTTCGCTGGTGTGAAGATCGTCACCCTGGCCGAGGGCGAGGTCACCCCACTGCATGTGGGGCTGAAGGGGACGATGAACGCGATCTTCCTGAAGGACCTCGCCGACAAGACCCGCCGCGGCCTCAGGGGCCGGGTCGAGCAGGGCAAGTCCGGCGGCGGCAACGCCTACGGTTATGACGTGGTCAAGCGCATTGGCGCCGACGGCGAACCGGTCCGCGGTGACCGCACCATCAACCCGGCCGAGGCCGAGGTGGTGCGCCGGATTTTCCGCGACTACGCCGCCGGTAAATCGCCCAAGCGCATCGCGACCGAACTGAACCGGGACCACATCCCCGCCCCCGGCGGCGGCCAGTGGGGCTTCTCCACCCTCAACGGCAACGTCAGCAGGGGCAATGGCGTGCTGAACAACGAGCTCTACGTCGGCCGGCTGATCTGGAACCGGCAGCATTTCATCAAGGATCCCGACACCGGCAAGCGCCAGGGCCGGCTGAACCCACGCGAGGAATGGATCATCCAGGAAGTGCCGGAGCTTCGCATCATCGACGAAGCGCTCTGGGATGCGGTCAAAGCCCGCCAAGCGTCGCTACATCGAGAGCGGCAGGACAACGGCGAGATCGTCAATATCTATTTCCGGGACCGGCGCCGGCCCCGGTATCTGCTCTCAGGCCTAACCCGCTGCGGCTGTTGCGGCGGCGGCTACGGCATGATCTCCAAGGATCAGCTCGGCTGCTCGACCGCGCGCAACAAGGGTACCTGCGACAACCGGGTCAATATCCGCCGCGACCAGCTCGAGGCGCGCGTTCTGGACGCCCTGCGCCACCACCTGATGGACCCGGCCCTGTTCAAGGAATTCTGCGAGGAGTTCACCCGCGAGAGCAACCGCCTGCGCATGGAAGCCCGCACAGACATCGACGCCGCCCAGGCCGAGATCAAGCGCATCGAGCGGGAAGTCGAGCGGCTGCTGGACATGCTCGTCAAGGGCACGGCGACGGGCCAGGCCGCGGCGCAGGTCAACGCCAAGATGAACGAACTGCTCGGCCGTCAGGCCGAGCTCAAGCAGCAAGTGGCCGACGCCGAAGAACCCCCGCCACTTCTGCATCCCGAGATGGCCGGGGTTTACCGCACGCAGGTCGCCGAGCTCTACGAAGCTCTGCAGGGCGAAGCCGAGACCAAGCAGCTTGAGGCGACCGAGGCCCTGCGCGCCCTGATCCAGGAGATCATCCTGACCCCCGAGGGCGATCAGTTGACGATCGACGTCCGCGGCGACCTGGCCGGGATCCTGGCCATATCGACCAAGCAAAAACCCTTCGGCCGGGGGCCGAAGGGTTCTGCAAAATCGCAAGTTGAGATGGGTGCGGGGACAGGATTTGAACCTGTGACCTTCAGGTTATGA